Proteins from one Effusibacillus pohliae DSM 22757 genomic window:
- a CDS encoding HesB/YadR/YfhF family protein, whose product MKITVTKTAVDWFKREMDAKPGEAIRFFARLGGCSTVQSGFSLGMAKESPRTAGISTTEDGITFFMEEEDVWYLNGGNLIVDYDQETDELKFVST is encoded by the coding sequence ATGAAAATAACCGTAACCAAAACGGCCGTCGACTGGTTCAAGCGGGAAATGGACGCAAAACCGGGGGAGGCGATCCGGTTTTTCGCCCGTCTTGGCGGCTGCAGCACCGTGCAGAGCGGGTTTTCGCTGGGCATGGCAAAGGAGTCGCCGCGAACGGCCGGGATCAGCACAACGGAAGATGGCATCACGTTTTTTATGGAAGAGGAAGATGTTTGGTATCTGAACGGCGGGAACCTGATTGTCGATTACGATCAAGAGACGGACGAATTGAAATTTGTCAGCACATGA
- a CDS encoding calcium-transporting P-type ATPase, PMR1-type — translation MQKTNWHSLGVAECLQLTETTVNGLTSKEVEERRLRYGENRLSEGEHVSLLSLFLNQFRDFMVLVLLAATLISGLLGEYTDAITIIAIIIVNGILGFLQEVRAERSLASLKQLAAPTAHTIRDGKKVTVPAAELVPGDIVLLESGDRVPADLRLIRCQSLEIEESSLTGESLPVTKSVDPIEDPLAGVGDRRNMAYMGTMVTRGKGVGVVVATGMDTEMGLIADLIQTAEDMDTPLQRRLEQLGKVLVYVALAITAVVVITGILHGHGIYEMFLAGVSLAVAAIPEGLPAIVTIALALGVQRMIKRRAIVRKLPSVETLGCASVICSDKTGTLTQNMMTVQQVWVSGRFYDVTGSGFEPEGEFQLAGKKVDPRKRDDLRRLLEIGALCNNAELIQEKAGKSGGRWTVYGDPTEGALLVLAAKAGITPQQLAEAEQRLDELPFDSTRKMMSVITKNQAGQVRLLVKGAPDILLDRCTHILIDGKVVPMSASLRKAVMQANETMAVGALRNLAIAYRPVKDPAELKAADPERGLIFMGLVGMIDPPRPEVYQAIAKCKRAGIKTVMITGDHQVTAEAIARQIGILPPGGLVVNGAKLEAMSDKELQKKVEDIYVYARVSPEHKLRIVKALQKNGHVVAMTGDGVNDAPAIKAADIGIAMGRTGTDVAKEASALVLADDNFATIVAAIEEGRGIYDNIRKFVRYLLASNVGEILVMFLAMLAGLPLPLLPIQILWVNLVTDGLPAIALGVDPAEKNIMQKRPRNPKESIFARGVGQKILTRGILIGFVTLAVFWLTYSAEPNHLVKAQTMAFATLVMAQLIQVFDCRSVEGGIFSRNILENPWLIVAVAISALLLISVIYVEPMQPIFKTVPLNVWDWIAVMAAAAIPTFSLAARRATNRMARRSRVAYNR, via the coding sequence GTGCAGAAGACCAACTGGCATTCTCTGGGTGTTGCGGAATGCCTGCAACTGACAGAGACAACCGTGAACGGCCTGACTTCAAAAGAGGTGGAAGAACGACGGCTGCGGTATGGTGAAAACCGTTTGTCCGAAGGGGAACATGTCTCGCTCTTGTCGCTTTTTTTGAACCAGTTTCGGGATTTTATGGTCCTCGTGTTGCTGGCAGCCACGCTGATTTCCGGACTGCTTGGCGAGTATACGGATGCGATTACGATTATAGCGATCATTATCGTGAACGGGATTCTCGGATTTTTGCAGGAAGTGCGCGCCGAACGCTCACTCGCTTCGCTGAAGCAGCTGGCCGCCCCGACCGCCCACACGATTCGCGACGGGAAAAAAGTGACGGTACCGGCAGCCGAACTGGTGCCGGGCGATATTGTATTGCTGGAAAGCGGTGACCGGGTGCCGGCCGACCTGCGACTGATTCGCTGCCAGTCACTGGAAATCGAAGAATCGTCCCTGACCGGGGAATCGCTTCCGGTCACCAAATCGGTCGACCCGATCGAAGATCCGCTCGCCGGTGTCGGCGATCGCCGGAATATGGCCTACATGGGCACGATGGTGACGCGGGGCAAGGGCGTTGGCGTGGTGGTTGCCACGGGGATGGACACCGAGATGGGGCTGATTGCCGACCTGATCCAGACGGCGGAAGATATGGATACGCCGCTGCAGCGCAGGCTCGAACAGCTGGGCAAGGTGCTCGTCTATGTGGCGCTGGCGATTACAGCCGTTGTGGTGATTACGGGAATTTTGCACGGACACGGGATTTATGAGATGTTCCTCGCTGGTGTGTCTTTGGCGGTGGCGGCGATTCCGGAAGGGCTGCCGGCGATCGTGACGATTGCGCTGGCGCTTGGCGTGCAGCGGATGATCAAACGGCGGGCGATCGTGCGCAAACTTCCGTCCGTCGAGACGCTCGGCTGTGCGTCCGTTATCTGCTCCGACAAGACGGGTACATTGACACAGAACATGATGACCGTTCAACAGGTGTGGGTGAGCGGCCGGTTTTACGACGTGACGGGCAGCGGATTTGAGCCGGAAGGCGAATTTCAGCTGGCGGGAAAAAAAGTGGATCCCCGCAAACGGGACGACCTGCGCCGCCTGCTGGAAATCGGCGCATTGTGCAACAACGCGGAGCTTATACAGGAGAAGGCGGGGAAAAGCGGCGGGCGATGGACCGTCTACGGCGATCCGACGGAAGGAGCATTGCTGGTGCTGGCTGCCAAAGCGGGAATCACGCCGCAGCAGTTGGCGGAGGCGGAACAGCGTTTGGATGAGCTGCCGTTTGACTCGACCCGCAAGATGATGTCGGTGATCACGAAAAATCAGGCCGGGCAAGTCCGCTTGCTGGTCAAAGGAGCGCCGGACATACTGCTCGACCGCTGCACGCACATACTGATTGATGGAAAAGTGGTCCCGATGAGCGCTTCCCTGCGCAAAGCGGTGATGCAGGCGAACGAAACGATGGCGGTCGGCGCGCTGCGCAACCTGGCTATCGCCTATCGCCCGGTCAAGGACCCGGCAGAGCTGAAAGCGGCCGATCCGGAACGCGGCCTGATTTTCATGGGGCTGGTCGGCATGATCGATCCGCCGCGGCCGGAAGTGTACCAGGCGATCGCCAAATGCAAGCGGGCGGGGATCAAGACGGTGATGATCACCGGCGACCATCAGGTAACGGCCGAGGCGATCGCGCGGCAGATCGGGATACTGCCGCCTGGCGGTCTGGTTGTCAACGGAGCCAAGTTGGAAGCGATGTCAGACAAGGAATTGCAAAAAAAGGTGGAAGACATTTATGTCTACGCCCGCGTCTCGCCCGAGCACAAGCTGCGGATCGTCAAGGCGCTGCAAAAAAACGGGCATGTCGTGGCGATGACGGGGGACGGCGTCAACGATGCGCCGGCGATTAAGGCGGCCGATATCGGCATTGCGATGGGCCGCACCGGCACCGATGTGGCGAAAGAGGCGTCCGCTCTCGTGCTGGCGGACGACAATTTTGCCACGATCGTCGCGGCGATTGAAGAAGGCCGGGGGATCTACGACAACATCCGCAAGTTTGTCCGCTATTTGCTCGCTTCTAACGTCGGTGAGATTCTGGTGATGTTTCTGGCGATGCTGGCTGGTCTGCCGCTGCCCTTGCTGCCGATCCAGATCCTCTGGGTGAACCTGGTGACGGACGGCTTGCCGGCGATCGCATTGGGCGTCGATCCGGCGGAAAAAAACATCATGCAGAAGCGGCCGCGCAACCCGAAGGAGAGCATTTTTGCGCGAGGGGTGGGGCAAAAGATTCTGACCAGAGGCATTCTGATCGGGTTTGTCACGCTGGCTGTGTTCTGGTTGACCTATTCGGCCGAACCAAACCACCTGGTGAAAGCGCAGACGATGGCGTTCGCCACATTGGTGATGGCGCAGCTGATCCAGGTGTTTGACTGCCGCAGCGTGGAGGGAGGCATTTTCTCCCGCAACATTCTGGAGAATCCGTGGCTGATTGTGGCGGTCGCCATCTCGGCGCTGCTGTTGATTTCCGTCATCTACGTTGAACCGATGCAGCCGATTTTCAAAACGGTTCCGCTGAACGTGTGGGATTGGATTGCCGTCATGGCGGCGGCCGCCATTCCGACCTTCTCGTTGGCTGCCCGCCGCGCGACGAACCGGATGGCGAGGCGTTCGCGCGTCGCGTACAACCGCTGA
- the remA gene encoding extracellular matrix/biofilm regulator RemA — protein sequence MSIKLINIGFGNIVSANRIISIVSPESAPIKRIIQEARDRGMLIDATYGRRTRAVIITDSDHIILSAVQPETVAHRLVAKDNPQDDEE from the coding sequence GTGAGCATCAAACTGATCAACATCGGATTTGGCAATATCGTCTCGGCGAACCGGATCATCTCGATCGTTTCGCCGGAATCCGCCCCGATCAAGCGAATCATTCAGGAGGCGCGCGACAGGGGCATGCTGATCGACGCAACATACGGACGGCGCACGCGGGCGGTGATTATCACGGACAGCGATCACATTATTTTATCTGCCGTTCAACCGGAGACGGTCGCCCACCGTCTGGTGGCGAAAGACAATCCGCAAGACGACGAAGAATAG
- a CDS encoding YicC/YloC family endoribonuclease, giving the protein MIRSMTGYGRGEAVQEGYRAVAELKAVNHRYAEINLRMPRDLLAHEDSIKRLILKKIRRGRVEVYITFERLSGGEPEIEINRPLAREIKRAGDHLADELGVRSDLSVAQLLQFEGVMQVKEAEADPEQVARVLSQAVAEAAEKLWQMRSREGERLAADFVERLDRLAELVERIAERSPLVVEEYRERVHKRVQEWLAGMAEPDESRLLTEIALFAERANIEEELVRLRSHIQQFRSALRLAEPLGRKLDFLLQEMNREVNTIGSKANDLAISRHVVEAKSVLEQIREQVQNVE; this is encoded by the coding sequence TTGATTCGAAGCATGACCGGTTATGGTCGTGGAGAAGCTGTTCAGGAAGGCTATCGCGCTGTGGCCGAACTGAAAGCGGTCAACCACCGATACGCCGAAATTAACCTGCGCATGCCCCGCGATCTGCTCGCCCATGAAGATTCGATCAAACGGCTGATTCTGAAAAAAATCAGGCGTGGGCGGGTTGAGGTGTACATAACGTTTGAGCGGTTGTCCGGCGGCGAACCGGAGATCGAAATCAATCGGCCATTGGCCCGCGAGATCAAACGGGCCGGCGACCACCTGGCGGACGAACTGGGCGTGCGGTCCGACCTGTCGGTTGCGCAATTGCTTCAGTTCGAAGGTGTCATGCAGGTGAAAGAGGCGGAGGCCGATCCCGAACAGGTTGCACGGGTGCTGTCGCAGGCCGTGGCGGAAGCTGCCGAAAAGCTGTGGCAGATGCGGAGCCGTGAGGGGGAGCGGCTGGCGGCCGATTTTGTGGAACGGCTGGACCGCTTGGCCGAGCTGGTTGAGCGAATTGCGGAACGGAGTCCGCTGGTGGTGGAAGAGTACCGGGAACGGGTGCACAAGCGGGTGCAAGAATGGCTGGCCGGCATGGCGGAGCCGGACGAATCCCGGCTGCTGACAGAAATTGCGCTGTTTGCCGAACGGGCGAACATCGAGGAAGAACTGGTCCGGCTGCGCAGTCACATCCAGCAGTTTCGAAGCGCGTTGCGGCTGGCGGAGCCGCTTGGCAGAAAGCTTGATTTTTTGCTGCAGGAAATGAACCGGGAAGTCAATACGATCGGTTCGAAAGCGAACGATCTCGCCATCTCCCGGCATGTGGTGGAAGCGAAAAGCGTTTTGGAACAGATCCGGGAACAGGTGCAAAACGTGGAATAG